TTTTTCgactaaaacttatttacagccgttgcacttgtagtcGATTTACGCGTCACAAACACATGATTGtcatgtaatcgatttccaccgtgctgggttttttttattgcatgtatggcattggtgacctggtcatcacctaggagcagccagtcatatgtcttgaaattgttaatacatacgtgtgtaaacaactatgtgttatcaaaaacaactcatggtgttctcaccaacgggtgtgtaagaaaatttaTATCCTACAACGTTTGGTTATAATAACACGATGATATGATTACATACATTATGATGGTTGTGAGTTTGAACGAACTGTAACTCTCAATCAGATAGCACAATGTGTCTGGCAACTTGAGAACAAAACACATAGATACACTTCAATTCCCACGTGTAGACGGTGTAACGATAGCTTGACCCTATAGTTGCAAATTATTGTTTCCAATGGTGTGAATCGAAATGTCAACCCGCTCTGACTAAACGATGGTTCTAATTGTGTAGTGTTGTCTTTCTCTATTGTATACTCTGTGTTTTAGGATGGGAACAATAACGCCGCGTGTCTCTATGCAGACAGTGACAAAGACAACGTGCCATTGAACGGGTATTTGTGGCGACACAATGAATATGTAGCGACATAATGAATATATAGCGACACACATTTGTAATAACGTACACTATAGATCTGTGATTCGTCTCCGGTAAGTAGtcatatttgtttctttgtggTCAGCGTGACTAATGTAGATCGTGTAGTTTAAAGTATTTATTCATATCCATCTTCACACCCAACTGAGACAGTCAGAACAGactgggggagagagagagagagaaggagggagAAAGGAAGGAGAAACGAAAGGAGGAAGGAAAGACAACCAGACGGACAGACAATCCGTAAGACAGAtaaggggaagagagagagatgggaatAGAGGCGTGGAGGGAGGAGAGCTAGGAGAAAGATATCaggacagagcgagagagaggagggagagggaggggaggaCAGTGAGAGGGAAAGAGATAAAGAGGGGGAGAGAAAAGATAGACACGGTGAGAGGGAAGGGACAGAGAGCAAGAGTATAAGTGTACGAGACGAAGAAAATTCTCTatttcgggcaaaaacaatcgAGATATTGGGGCAAAATTAGCTGGTCTGAGACGTTTTAACCTCTTATTTCCATCAtcctaccctcaaaattagttgtaatccatgtaaacatgCGTGGTGATTCGTTTAAAGCCCTTATATAGctaataatgttaatatgaataaattttcttatccagattcgggcattttcgtttaattcgggcaaaaatcaccctgtcccctacaaaaatgggagcccctATGCCTATGGCGACAGgtagagtgagagagagagagagagagagagagagagagagagagagagagagagagagagagagagagagagagagagagagagagggagggagggagggagggagggacagacagagagcaAAACAGATGTATAAAGCCTGGCTTCCATAAAGCTATAGCAGGCCCCGTGGTTATGAAACTTTTAGCCTACAGTAAGACTTTagcatgcatgcatgtgacgtcattaaagattcaGACTCAAGCTAGGTTTATTATAAATCACAGGCCTAGATCGCAGACGGACGCAGATTGACACATACGAAAGAAATGTACCGATTTTATGAAAACCAGACCAGTTAGTCTGAATCGTATTAGTGGTGGgatgtaaagcgctcgcttgatgcgcggtcggtctaggatcgatccccgtcggtggacccattgggctatttctcattccagccagtgcatcacgactggtatatcaaaggccgtggtatgtgttatcctatctgtgggatggtgcatataaagatcctttgctactaatggaaaaatgtagcggatttcctctctaagactacatgtcaaaattaccaaatgtttgacatccagtagccgttgattaataaattaatgtgctctagtgttgtggttaaacaaaacaaacttctgtatacaatattaaatatacactgCAGTCACCGAGGGTCTGTGAAAACAtgttggtttttttcttctatcaCCGTTAGGACCAGTTATTGGTATTAGACTACAGCTTTAGTGTTAATTCCACGTTATCAGTTACTTGTCAAATTAATCTTTACCTGGACTAGATAAGACAGACTAAAAAATAACACAGCCCGAAACAATACTAAGCGGGAGTTACCATAGCTTGCCAGTCTGTCGTTGTTACATAAGAATGTAAAACCTGGTTTTCATAAGATCTGTAACACCTCGCTGTCAGACGCATATTGACTAGATCGacgcatataaaaaaaaccgtCCTTTGAACCAATCGCAGATGGTCTGTGTTAGATCGGCGACTGATCGGCAGGGTTGATTCGGGATTTTGTaaggtgtgcgtgtgtgttggtggggggggggggggggggggggggggggggggtgtcacaaCATTCTAAAAAGTGCAAGTTTGGGTTTGGTGAAGGCGGAGCGGAGcggataattttgtcatgctcatataccacgaaggtttcgagcatgtctgtctctggatagccaggggcctgATCCGGGACAGATTGGTGAAAGCAAATAATCCGAGCTCCCTTTCGAAATTTGTAGGGGAGTTCGTGTCATGCTCCCCTGAAACTGTTAAGATAACGATGCGTTTTCAAGGCAGTTTACTGTTGTATTTTGTGGCTGATGAATTGTTCATTAATATAAAGCACTTCAAATGGACGGGGATCACGATACTCctttaacaccccccccccccccccccccctccccacacacacacactatgatCGATGGAGTTTTAAACTTTGCAGATGTTTCGCAGAATATCTGCTTTGGTTTACGACGGTTTGTGTCGTTCTGTGTCGATCTTCATCCGTTAAAGATTTTATGGAACCcaggtttaaaaaaacacacggTGTGTATGGTGTCAAACTAgctgacagacagactgacGTATAAAGGGTTAAACACTGGCATTAATAATCAGTCGGTCAATGTATTTGCTCCAGATATTGAAAGAAGAAAATCTACCGCTTCCACATACTTAGCTACTCCTACCAAAACAGAAAAGAATCATAGCACATTaactttccacagacaggacagtagaTACCACTGTCTGATAAACCAGCcgtagagcactggttggaaggggAAAACCAAATGGGTTCACCGATGATCGGTTGTACAGTTTGTACCCCAAGCGAATGTTATAACCACTAGCACAGAACAATTGTGTAACCATTGTCCGCCAGGAACACTCACTAAAGACAAGTAGAgactataatattaaaaattaacggACAACATAATAACTTTAAGCCAAATgtctgatacgcggtcggtctgggatcatccccatcggtgggcccattgggctatttctcattccagccagggcaccacgactggtatatcaaaagccgtggtatgtgccatcctgtctgtgggatggtacatataaactatcccttgctactaatgaacctTTTTGGGCGAGTTTCCTCTgtaaagactatatattaaaattagcaaatgtttgacatccaatagccgatgatttataaatcaatgtgctctagtggtgtcgttaacaccAGTAACACTCACTGAAGATAATTAGAgactataatattaaaaattgatAAATTTAAGCCAAATGCCGTCAGTGCTATATCCCGAGGAAGTGGCATATGTGGCATTTGCCGCACGTGGTGTCGAACAATAACTCCTTAGGGATACGTGAACAATTCCAAATCCCCATACAAGTCTTTAATCGGGTCCGTAACCCTATTCTACGACCGTCGCTTATGAAGCCAGTCTGATTACTGTTTGATTACCTACACACATACCTGTAAGTTTAATCTCATTTTCAAACGGTAATGAGCATTACGACATTGAATGCAGCAGTAATGAACTGAATTTGCTTGTTGGCTGAATCCGTCAAGTGGTTACGCTGTGTTTAGGCCTAGTATTGTAGCGCCCGGCGAATATCTTCATTACAGGACCGAAAAACGCAATTCTCCTTTCaacacatttgatattttaaaggaaatgtttatcATGTATTAACTGGACAAGTGTCTGTTGGGGAGGTACTTCCTTGTATTGGATAAGATATCAGTGATATTCAACACCTGCAAGGTGATTATCAGTGATATTCAACACCTGCAAGGTGATTTATCAGTGATGTGCACCCATTGCACAAGATGATACGGACCCATTGCACATGATGATGATAAGTGTTTATCGGATGTGGTTGGTCAGTGTGGCACGTTGATAACAATATTATGATACATATTTCATCGCAAAAGATATCACACTTATCTGCTACTGGGTACTAGGATAAGATCTGCATCGGATTCGTGGTAAGTAGCACACATTTAGGACTACTATCCGTACGACAATGTTTCTCAATGGCGGATCTAAGGCCTCCCCCAACCCCTACATTTTGCGacagatatattattttttcactttttttttatgttgcagaatccgaggaatcccttTGGGAACGTTTGTGGCTTTGGTCCACATTtcattgccccctcccccacccccaattaattttctggatccgccactggtaatTATAAAGAAGCTACAACCTAGATCGTTTTAAAACCACGTAGCCTAGTCTTCGAGGTACGTACATTTGTATCTTTTGGTTTCACATAACATTAATTGTGTATTGCTATAAACACCAGAACATCTAGAAACATAGTggatttagaatattttataatttaagcaAAAATAAAGTCATTTGTAAATTGGCGGTGAAAACGTTGTCATAGACGATACTATTTTACACTGCTTAAGACCTAGAGTCGGCGACTTTAATGAGACAATCCTTAATTTTCTGccatttgtaagatgtttccgactaatatatatttttaaataactaagATTACATactaattacattttcttgtttagaatatgagtgtatgtatatattcaatgtgtttagaatatgagtgtatgtatatattcaatgtgtttagaATATGAGTGTCTGTATAGCCAGTGTGTTTAGAATAtgagtgtctgtatagtcagtgtgtttagaatatgagtgtctgtatagtcagtgtgtttagaatatgagtgtctgtatagtcagtgtgtttagaatatgagtggctgtatagtcaatgtgtttagaatatgagtgtctgtatagtcaatgtgtttagaatatgagtgtctgtatagtcaGTGTGTTTAGAATATGAGTGTCTGTATAGCCAGTGTGTTTAGAATAtgagtgtctgtatagtcaatgtgtttagAATATGAGTGTCTGTATAGCCAGTGTGTTTAGAAtatgagtgtctgtatattcagtgtgtttagaatatgagtgtctgtatagtcagtgtgtttagaatatgagtgtatgtatatattcaatgtgtttagaatatgagtgtctgtatagtcaatgtgtttagaatatgagtgtctgtatagtcaatgtgtttagAATATGAGTGTCTGTATAGCCAGTGTGTTTAGAATAtgagtgtctgtatagtcaatgtgtttagAATATGAGTGTCTGTATAGCCAGTGTGTTTAGAAtatgagtgtctgtatattcagtgtgtttagaatatgagtgtctgtatagtcagtgtgtttagaatatgagtgtctgtatagtcaGTGTGTTTAGAATATGAGTGGCTGTATAGTCAGTGTGTTTAGAATATGATTGTCTGTATAGCCAGTGTGTTTAGAATAtgagtgtctgtatagtcaGTGTGTTTAGAATATGAGTGGCTGTATAGCCAGTGTGTTTAGAATATGATTGGCTGTATAGTCAGTGTGTTTAGAATATGAGTGGCTGTATAGTCAGTGTGTTTAGAATATGAGTGGCTGTATAGTCAGTGTGTTTAGAATATGAGTGGCTGTATTGTCAGTGTGTTTAGAATAtgagtgtctgtatagtcagtgtgtttagaatatgagtgtctgtatagtcagtgtgtttagaatatgagtggctgtatagtcaatgtgtttagAATATGAGTGGCTGTATAGTCAGTGTGTTTAGAAtatgagtgtctgtatatccaatgtgtttcttgtagacctaatgtttgtaaatacatgtagcttaaactggatttggtatgccaataatttcgtacatacgagaaaaacatacattataaaatactagtaaaaacactaagacaaccagaaacacatttaatacacaaccactgatattttatgttgaaaaatgtatcaataagtagttgagtcattaaaacatttctgttaatCGGTAACATCATAATAATGGTAACAAACTGAGGACTGTCTTGGATATCTTTTGCACTGAATGTTAAAAGACAATTATGTCAAAAGACAATTATGTCAAAAAAACGAACTTGATTATGATACTTTTTATGGCGATGTTCTTCTAACTTCAAATGTCTTGCTTAGAATAGTGACTTCTGTACACTCAgctttttctttgttgtttctGGGTCTACAGAGGCTCAAGATAGTGTGTGACAATGTgcgattattatttaaaaagaagaaaatgccTGTTGAGTtgtttgcacatttaaaattaGTCAAATAGTCAACAATATACGCCTCTATATGATTGGATCGCGTGTGTCCTGATTTTATACGAAAGAGTATTACGAATTGTACCAGTATACACCATTTCACGCTTTTTtcacattttgaattttttttacataatctACTAGGCTACTAGTATTCAGGTAACAATGAATTGGTAAATGCTGGGCATATTTTTAGGTGGTTCATGTCGAAATCACTTTTACGTCACCTGGTGAGAAATGACAATTTCAAGTAAGGAACTACATTCTAGCTTGACATAAGATGGTTGTGAACCTTTTAATGTAACACTGGTTTAAAGATTAACTTAACAATGTGGGATATAGTCAAAACAAGAATAATGGTGTACATATACCATGGGACGGCAAACAGGGGTGGGGCACGGGGGCCACGTCCTCGCCTAACCCCCTTTTTACCCTGTTACTATGCTCAGAAGACTGTGAATATCGCATTTTAACacctaaaatttaattttttctcgGGTGATCATGAACTCCATATGAGGTTCAGGGtctcaaatattaatttgtattacTCCAGACCATGAACGTGACAGTACCCCCTCCCCAACCTTTAATTACCtggagagagcgagagacatagagagagagacacacacacacagacacagatagacagacatacagagacagacagacagacagtgataTTTGTTTTGCATATGACGATTTTTaatagtgtttttatttaattacgtTTTACAGGGTCATATAAAACCAGTCATGGCGAAGTCACGTACAAAGCCGGAAGAAGCCGAACTGGCCCTTGAGGATGGACCACAGTGAGACGCATTTCGAGAACGAGCGTCTGTCCGAGGAATTGGAGGACACTGTGGACACCATACACCGCTACAAACACCGCCAGTTCATCAGCCGAGCCTTCGAAATCATGGAGCTCAAGAAGACACTGGCCGCTTTTCAGTCAATGACAAAATCCAATCAGAAACCCGACAAACTTTTACCGCGCAGGAGTCGACCAACGAGCTCCTTCTCCAGCGTCGTCAAGGTGAACGTTCGGTTGCCAGCAGAAACAGGCGACAAGGAAGAGTCTGACAGTGATAACGATTTGTCGTCCAGTGACGACAGCAGCTTTTGCAGGTCTGGGAAAGGAGAGAAGAAGTCCAAAATAGTGTCTAAACCGGAGAGAGCCAAACCAGTTGTGGGTAGAAGAAACAGCCCTTCAGACTGGTACGCCAGGATGTTGGTTTCTCGAGACGTACCGCTCAGACGACCAGCATCGTCGCTACCTACAGTGGGACCTAGGTCAACAAGATGTCAGTCGAAACCCGCTCGAGCAAAATCGGCATTTCCCAGAACCACGACCACCGAGACGTCGAcggtgatgtcgttaaacggAGCAAATGACAGTCCAGAGAAGGGGATGAAGCTGGTCTGCAATCGTCGGCGAGTGGTGTCTGCGTCCATGTCACGACGCCAGCTGAAGGAGCTGTGTCACCAGGACCTGGTCGGGGAGGAGAGCGAGGAAGTGGACGTGATGAAGGCGAGACAGGAGAAACACCGCCTGGAGGCTGAACGTCTACAAATGAGAGTCAAACTCTTTCTCAAATCCATGGACAACTGGGCGTGTAGCAGCAAGAAGACCATTCGATCTTACTACTGACTGAATGTCATCTTCCGTCATTCCAAAATAGATGTACAATTAATGTGTACGATACATACGCATGAAGCTAAAAGGATGcgtgcattttatttttattttctgttaataAAGGCGCGTATGCAGAGGGGTGGGTTTTGACACCCTATTCCCCTTTTCCAAGCAAATGTTCTTTTGTCTCAATGTATTGTCTGTAATCGTAAGTTAAATATCTTTAcggtatttttttaatactcagAGAATAcgcatttttaatatgttgaagGATTCGCAAATTGTTTTCAGTTTGAGTGTTTTCTTTGTACGAGTGAAACGAATGAAATAACTTGCTACAATTTGCTCGTGAATGTCACACTGGTTCGCTACTGTTTCAATAGACGAGCTTAAGGAACTGGTAATGGTAATTCTTCTCTTAGGTCTAATTCACTGGACTATAAGAAGTGTCAGTGCAGTGTAGAACTACTTTCACGGATGATCCGAAATTGCTTACGAGATCCAGTTCTCAAGTGTAAAGGCCACAGTTTGAACCTCGTCAAAACAAAAGTGCACTCCATAACTTGATTGGGATACCACCTGGGAATACAGACTGTCGTGTGAGTTATTGATTTCACGAGGACATGCATATAAACAACCACAGAACACACCACGTGAAAACACAACACCAGCGCTAACAAAGTATTGTTTTAGCGGCTGGGAACATAATGTGGTAGAAATCATCACCGATCCCTAAGTGATATAAATTGTATCGAAAGTcgtgttatgtgttatcctgtccgttgggaacgtgcatataatCAAACCCTtgctacaaacctataacatgTCGAGCACAAAATATTATTCAACCTAAGATGAATAAAAGGATGAAAAaagtatatgatattaatagactccatcatataTGGTCATGTGagatagaaaaaaaatacactgaaaaTTTCGACCCAGAATGaagctcgttagatacgttttaaaacaacccgtcgtaagataaatggtatctaacggccactcatgtagtattctctctatatatgcTAAACCGGTGATTATCAGTGAGGTGTTTCGTTTTAAGATCATTTTCCTCTCCTGTACAGATATCGTCATGGACTCGGAGAAGAATCAAGTACATCATATAAACGATTTCCATAGGAAAGGTTCCATGATACACAGCTGTTcgtacttttaaaaataatgttgcaATATTCAACTGTCAAACTACGTTTCATGGAATTAAGGAAGTACATTTGTCTTTAGTagacactgtggttttacataaatatatataaataatattttcatatacttaccatttgtgacacccaatagccgatgtgtatttttgtgctggggtgtcgttaaacattcattcattcagtaaagATTCAGTGAATACTATTTGATTCAATGCATGATTCAGTGCGTGGTataaattcattatattcatCCGTTAAACAttgagggacgggacgtagcccagttgtaaagcgctcgcttgatgcgccgtcggtttgggatcgatccctgtcggtggacccattgggctatttctcattccagccagtgcatcacgactggtatatcaaaggccgtggtatgtgttatcctatctatgtgatggtgcatataaaagatcccttgctgctaatggaaaaatttagcggatttcctctctaagactacatgtcaaaattaccaactatttgacatccaatagccgatgattaataaatcaatgtgctctagtggtgtcgttaaacaacacaaatttgttttaactttatgtcaGATGTATATaatgaaggaatgaaatgttttatttaacgacgcactcaacacattttattcacggttatatggcgtcggaaatgtATATAATGAAGTCCAAacgcattaccaaatgttcagCTGTTATTGTTATGACATGTGTGAGGTTGCTATATACGACAATAACCTTAACTCTTTTATACAATGTTTGGATTAGTTATTACCTTCCAAAATACATCCAGTCATACCAAAATTAGTTaaatttgtgtatttttgttttccttctcATGATATTCTTTTTACAACTACAGATCTCACTGGTTCCTTTTTAACACGTTCAGTATACAACACGTCCATTATATATAGTTGCCTATTTCtgttacaataaaatacatagaaTTGTGATTTTGTTTCCCTTGTGTCTTATGTTCTTAgacaaaattttaataatattacgaCTTTATTCTTATGATTTTTTAAGTCGTTCTAATCGTGACCCCAGTTATAATTCTACACGGTTGAGCGATAAAGACTACAAATAAACCATAGTGTAGAGTTAATTGAGTTTAGTAAGCCGTGACCACAACTGGGGATAATGGAATAcgagtaacatgacaaaatacACCTAACATTGTTCCGTCTGTTTAACAACTGGTGTAAACTTATCCCAGCAAAACGTATATGGCGTTTTAACATACACCAGGCCTTGGTACGTAACATAGGCAGGCACGCGTGCTGTGTTTGCTTTTAGCTTGCtgtttggttggtttgttggttggttgtttcgttgtttgtttgtttgtttggttggttggttgtttgattatttggttggttggttgttgtttgtAGTCCTGGTTTTGGGTGGTAGTTTGCGTACATGACATTTTTAGAGAGTTAacttaaattttcttgttctaTATGCCAATACCTTCAGAACATATTTGGGTAACACTTCCAGGTTAAGTACGTTTTCTCAGCAGAGTCCATTTATGGTTTTCAGTTGGCCGCTAAAAAGCTAAAATAGCGGTATTAGAGTTTCatgtaataaacaattatttgacacacattgatttatttcagttgtttgggtgttactaactatattttatcattattcatTGCCATAAACCTGAGTTGGGGTTACAAATTGAccacattttatataattttactcGGAAATCGCTTTCGATTTGAAAGTATTTCAGAGTCTAATGGCTTCTCAGTTAACCAATACTGTAAGCAGAATTCCACAAATTGGCCATTAAGTGCTTAGAGCAATACAGTTTTCATTTTGATACCTCGGGTTGCTGGATGATACTCGTGGGGCTCATTGTATCCCTACCCcctaaaataaacacttttaggGCATTTCGTCAAATGACCATATCTCCTGAAGTAAGTGTCATAAGAAGTTAATCTTTGtgtctataaatatgttttggaccCCAAAGTATTGATTGGTACCATTAATGTGATTTATTGGAATTGACCTAATTAGCATAAttccaagatggcgtccaaaatGGCATCGGAATACTGAATTAGACATAACTTCGCATACAGAACATTTCTAGTGACATTCTAAAAAGAGTCAAATACACAGTCTCcacccctcctcctcctcctcctccctaCCATATCCtagataatattttttaaaacccatcAAATCAAAAGTCCACGTTAATAAAGAATAATGTTCAATCGTTGAAAACATCAGGCCTATTCATGGCGTTTAATATAGCATGTATCGTTGATAACTGTCCTAAATACTACTATTTAAAGATTACTACATTATGAGTACAAAAGTTTCAAACATACTGAAATACTGCAGAACTCAAGCTAATCTTATCAGGCAATTACATTTTACAGGAATTGGGTGATGTTTTCTTACACCGACAGTATTTGCAACTCCGAAGTGGTCTATTGtgatacgtagtcatcagagaaaacccgttacatttgtcctaatgcagcaaaggatcttttataagcacttctcacagacagaaaagcacataccacggcctttgtcagttgtggtgcactggttggaacgaaaaaaaacacataatcagttgaatgaatctaccgaggtggttcgatcctgcaacgaaagcacctcaaacgaactgaactaaatcctgccTTTTCggaaaagtattttttaataattagttTTGCTCGAcatagaaaagaaaagaaaactattTTAGAAATAGCAATAATAGCCTActagtgtttgtttgtttctttctttctttgttaactaaattcaaatatatttttatctttaatgtaataatttcgGTGTATAAGTGATTCAGAAAACGTTTCAAACTAGTAGATATGAAAACTTACTATTTCAGGCTGGAAAGTAAGTACGTTTGACACAGAAATATCAGTTCTAAACGAAGCAAATCCTATTAATAGACCAATAGTTCATAGAACTAGATACCAAAAGTGGTCATAGACCAAACGGTTTTACGCTGTTTCAATATAATCACCCATCACCTCAATGTATTTGGGGCGGAaagtagcccagtcgtaaagcgctcgcttgaagcaCGGCTGGTCTAtcatcgatccctgtcggtgggctcattgggctatttctcgttccagccagtacaacatgactggtatatcaaagacagtggcatatgctatcctctctgtgggatggtacatataaaagatcccttgctactaacgaaaaaatatagcgggtttcctctctaacattatatattatatccaaattaccaaatgttagacatccaatagccgattattaataaattaatgtgctctagtggtgtcgctaaacaaaacaaacttttcaatgTATTTGGCCCATTTATCCTTCATGCTATTGATGCCAGCAAACCAGAACCCTTCTGGCTGGT
This DNA window, taken from Gigantopelta aegis isolate Gae_Host chromosome 4, Gae_host_genome, whole genome shotgun sequence, encodes the following:
- the LOC121372616 gene encoding uncharacterized protein LOC121372616 encodes the protein MDHSETHFENERLSEELEDTVDTIHRYKHRQFISRAFEIMELKKTLAAFQSMTKSNQKPDKLLPRRSRPTSSFSSVVKVNVRLPAETGDKEESDSDNDLSSSDDSSFCRSGKGEKKSKIVSKPERAKPVVGRRNSPSDWYARMLVSRDVPLRRPASSLPTVGPRSTRCQSKPARAKSAFPRTTTTETSTVMSLNGANDSPEKGMKLVCNRRRVVSASMSRRQLKELCHQDLVGEESEEVDVMKARQEKHRLEAERLQMRVKLFLKSMDNWACSSKKTIRSYY